One part of the Nocardioides zeae genome encodes these proteins:
- a CDS encoding shikimate kinase translates to MTPTRPRVVLIGSMGAGKTTVGELLAERWDVGFRDTDADVVAAEGRAIADIFVEDGEAHFRALEREAVRTALVEHAGVLALGGGAVLDLDTRALLADHTVVFLQVGLADAVQRVGLGTSRPLLLGGVRSRIKALLDERTPIYTELATLVVPTDGRAPAEVAATIEARLEEDARA, encoded by the coding sequence GTGACCCCCACCCGCCCGCGGGTCGTGCTGATCGGCTCCATGGGGGCCGGCAAGACGACCGTCGGCGAGCTGCTGGCCGAGCGGTGGGACGTCGGGTTCCGCGACACCGACGCCGACGTGGTCGCGGCCGAGGGCCGCGCGATCGCCGACATCTTCGTCGAGGACGGCGAGGCCCACTTCCGCGCGCTGGAGCGCGAGGCCGTGCGGACCGCGCTCGTCGAGCACGCGGGTGTGCTCGCGCTCGGCGGCGGGGCCGTGCTCGACCTCGACACCCGCGCGCTGCTGGCCGACCACACGGTCGTGTTCCTCCAGGTCGGCCTGGCGGACGCGGTGCAGCGGGTCGGCCTGGGCACGTCGCGGCCGCTGCTGCTCGGCGGCGTGCGGTCGCGCATCAAGGCGCTGCTCGACGAGCGCACCCCGATCTACACGGAGCTCGCCACGCTCGTCGTGCCGACCGACGGCCGCGCGCCGGCGGAGGTCGCGGCCACGATCGAGG
- the aroC gene encoding chorismate synthase: protein MLRWLTAGESHGPSLVAILEGLPAHVRVTSGDVADALARRRLGYGRGARMKFEQDEVRFIGGVRHGETQGGPVAIEVGNTEWPKWEKVMAADPVDPAELASSARNAPLTRPRPGHADLVGMQKYDFDEARPILERASARETAARVALGTVAAAFLEQTTGARIVSHVVELGGVPAPKGSVPSADDVERLDADPVRCLDPDASKQMVERIDQAHKDGDTLGGVVEVVVHGLPPGLGSHVHWDRRLDARLAGALMGIQAIKGVEVGDGFELAATPGSLAHDEIVADAPGSAGDALGLRRASGRAGGTEGGMSTGEALRVRAAMKPIATVPRALRTVDVATGEPTAAHHQRSDVCAVPAAGIVAEAMVALVLADAVTEKFGGDSVGETARNVESYLAALRFR from the coding sequence ATGCTCCGATGGCTCACCGCCGGCGAGTCGCACGGCCCCAGTCTGGTCGCGATCCTCGAAGGTCTCCCCGCCCACGTCCGTGTCACCTCCGGTGACGTCGCCGACGCCCTCGCCCGTCGCCGCCTCGGCTACGGCCGCGGGGCGCGCATGAAGTTCGAGCAGGACGAGGTGCGCTTCATCGGCGGCGTCCGCCACGGCGAGACGCAGGGCGGGCCCGTCGCCATCGAGGTGGGCAACACCGAGTGGCCGAAGTGGGAGAAGGTCATGGCGGCCGACCCCGTCGACCCGGCCGAGCTCGCGAGCAGCGCGCGCAACGCCCCGCTGACGCGCCCCCGCCCGGGGCACGCCGACCTGGTGGGCATGCAGAAGTACGACTTCGACGAGGCCCGACCCATCCTCGAGCGGGCGTCGGCCCGCGAGACGGCGGCGCGCGTCGCGCTCGGCACCGTCGCGGCGGCGTTCCTCGAGCAGACCACCGGCGCCCGGATCGTCTCGCACGTCGTCGAGCTCGGCGGCGTGCCCGCGCCGAAGGGCAGCGTCCCGTCGGCCGACGACGTCGAGCGGCTCGACGCCGACCCCGTGCGGTGCCTCGACCCCGACGCGAGCAAGCAGATGGTCGAGCGCATCGACCAGGCCCACAAGGACGGCGACACCCTCGGCGGCGTCGTCGAGGTCGTCGTGCACGGCCTGCCGCCGGGCCTCGGCTCCCACGTGCACTGGGACCGGCGGCTCGACGCGCGGCTGGCCGGCGCCCTCATGGGCATCCAGGCCATCAAGGGCGTCGAGGTGGGCGACGGGTTCGAGCTGGCAGCCACCCCCGGCTCGCTGGCCCACGACGAGATCGTCGCCGACGCGCCGGGCTCGGCCGGCGACGCGCTCGGGCTGCGCCGCGCCTCGGGCCGCGCGGGCGGCACCGAGGGCGGCATGTCGACGGGCGAGGCGCTCCGCGTGCGGGCCGCCATGAAGCCCATCGCGACCGTGCCGCGCGCCCTGCGCACCGTCGACGTCGCCACCGGTGAGCCGACCGCGGCCCACCACCAGCGCTCCGACGTGTGCGCCGTGCCGGCGGCCGGGATCGTCGCGGAGGCGATGGTCGCCCTCGTGCTCGCCGACGCCGTCACCGAGAAGTTCGGGGGCGACTCGGTCGGGGAGACCGCCCGCAACGTCGAGAGCTACCTGGCTGCGCTGAGGTTCCGGTGA